One segment of Pantoea sp. Lij88 DNA contains the following:
- the rhtB gene encoding homoserine/homoserine lactone efflux protein, with the protein MTIEWWLTYLITTTILSLSPGSGAINTMSTGISHGYRGTVASISGLQVGLALHIVLVGIGLGALFSQSLLAFEILKWAGAAYLVWLGIQQWRSAGGIDLDAVAKAMPRRRLFKRAVLVNLTNPKSIVFLAALFPQFIQPHQPLFMQYLVLGVTTVVVDIIVMIGYATLATRIAGWIKGPKQMKLMNRIFGGLFMAVGALLASARKIA; encoded by the coding sequence ATGACCATCGAATGGTGGCTGACCTATCTGATTACCACCACAATCCTGAGCCTGTCGCCCGGTTCCGGCGCAATCAACACCATGAGTACCGGCATCAGCCACGGCTATCGCGGCACGGTCGCGTCTATCTCCGGTTTGCAGGTCGGCCTGGCGCTGCATATCGTGCTGGTCGGCATCGGTCTGGGCGCGCTGTTCTCTCAGTCGCTGCTGGCGTTTGAAATTCTGAAATGGGCCGGTGCGGCCTATCTGGTCTGGCTGGGTATTCAGCAGTGGCGCTCAGCGGGCGGCATTGATCTGGATGCGGTCGCCAAAGCGATGCCGCGTCGTCGCCTGTTCAAACGCGCCGTGCTGGTTAACCTGACCAACCCGAAAAGCATCGTCTTTCTGGCTGCCCTGTTCCCGCAGTTTATCCAGCCGCATCAGCCGCTGTTTATGCAGTATCTGGTGCTGGGCGTCACCACCGTGGTGGTCGATATCATCGTGATGATTGGCTACGCCACGCTGGCTACACGCATTGCGGGCTGGATTAAAGGGCCAAAACAGATGAAGTTGATGAACCGTATTTTTGGCGGGCTGTTTATGGCCGTGGGCGCGCTATTAGCAAGCGCCAGAAAAATCGCCTGA
- the pldB gene encoding lysophospholipase L2: MNQHKASWLRREKAFAAFATGPLLDFWHSREEREFTGVGNLTLRYVRFTSPQHKRVILIVPGRIESYIKYPELAYDLFHCGFDVVILDHRGQGRSDRLLEDSHRGHVAEFTHYVDDLETLYLKEIVSGHYQQRYALAHSMGGAILTLFLARQPQAFHAVALVAPMFGIALPLPSFLAHRILDWAEKRPAMRDGYALGTGRWRAHPFGINRLTHSTERYRRNLRFYADDPAIRVGGPTYHWVREGIHAGRNIISQVDKITTPLLLLQASDDRVVDNRSQDLFCAAMAAAGHPCEGNKPRVIDGARHEILFEKDEMRAEALNAVVDFFSSHH, encoded by the coding sequence ATGAATCAACACAAAGCCAGTTGGCTGCGACGGGAAAAAGCCTTTGCTGCGTTCGCCACCGGGCCGCTGCTCGATTTCTGGCACAGTCGTGAAGAGCGTGAGTTTACCGGCGTGGGTAATCTGACGCTGCGCTATGTTCGCTTCACATCGCCGCAACACAAGCGTGTGATCCTGATTGTGCCAGGACGCATCGAGAGTTACATCAAATACCCTGAGCTGGCGTACGATCTGTTTCACTGCGGATTTGATGTGGTAATCCTGGACCATCGCGGTCAGGGGCGTTCCGATCGCCTGCTGGAAGATTCACACCGGGGCCACGTGGCGGAATTTACGCATTACGTCGACGATCTTGAAACGCTCTATCTGAAAGAGATTGTCAGCGGCCATTATCAGCAGCGCTATGCGCTGGCTCATTCGATGGGTGGCGCAATCCTGACGCTGTTCCTGGCGCGTCAGCCACAGGCGTTTCATGCCGTCGCGCTGGTGGCACCGATGTTTGGCATCGCCCTGCCGCTGCCCTCATTTCTGGCCCACCGCATCCTGGACTGGGCGGAGAAACGTCCGGCCATGCGCGATGGCTATGCACTCGGCACCGGACGCTGGCGCGCACATCCGTTTGGCATAAACCGGCTGACGCACAGCACCGAGCGTTACCGGAGAAACTTGCGTTTTTATGCGGACGATCCGGCGATTCGCGTGGGCGGGCCGACCTACCACTGGGTACGTGAAGGCATCCATGCGGGGCGCAACATCATCAGTCAGGTCGATAAGATCACCACGCCGCTGCTGCTGTTACAGGCCAGCGATGATCGGGTGGTCGACAATCGTTCGCAGGACCTGTTTTGTGCCGCGATGGCCGCGGCGGGTCATCCGTGTGAGGGCAATAAGCCACGGGTGATCGACGGTGCCCGTCATGAGATCCTGTTTGAAAAGGATGAGATGCGCGCCGAAGCACTCAATGCAGTGGTCGACTTTTTTTCATCGCACCACTGA
- a CDS encoding DUF1456 family protein, producing the protein MTNNDILRSVRYMLNLSDAKMVEIFKLAQCDVPVADIQAWLKKDDDAAFRPCPDVLMGYFLNGLIFYRRGKSEDAPAPSIERKMTNNIFMRKLRIAFDLKTTDIPDVLKRVNFTVSQAEIGAIFRKPDHKNYRECGDQILRNFLKGLAMIQRPKSEKPA; encoded by the coding sequence ATGACTAACAATGATATTCTGCGCAGCGTGCGCTACATGCTCAACCTGAGCGATGCCAAAATGGTGGAGATTTTTAAGCTGGCGCAATGTGACGTGCCAGTGGCGGATATTCAGGCGTGGCTGAAAAAAGATGACGATGCGGCGTTCCGTCCCTGCCCCGATGTGCTGATGGGTTATTTCCTGAATGGCCTGATCTTTTACCGTCGTGGCAAAAGCGAAGATGCACCCGCACCGTCGATTGAGCGCAAAATGACTAACAACATCTTCATGAGAAAGCTGCGCATCGCTTTTGATCTGAAAACCACCGACATCCCTGATGTCCTGAAACGCGTGAATTTTACCGTTTCACAGGCCGAAATCGGCGCGATTTTCCGCAAGCCTGATCATAAAAACTACCGCGAGTGCGGCGACCAGATTCTGCGTAACTTCCTGAAAGGGCTGGCGATGATTCAGCGCCCTAAGAGTGAGAAGCCTGCTTAA
- the glpT gene encoding glycerol-3-phosphate transporter, whose translation MLSIFKPAPRQPQVAEDHVDPLYRRLRWQIFIGIFFGYAAYYLVRKNFALAMPYLVEQGFSRGDLGFALSGISIAYGFSKFIMGSVSDRSNPRVFLPAGLILAAAVMLIMGFVPWATSSIMVMFVLLFVCGWFQGMGWPPCGRTMVHWWSQKERGRIVSVWNCAHNVGGGIPPLLFLLGMAWFNDWKAALYMPAFGAIAIAILAFALMRDTPQSCGLPPIEEYKNDYPPDYDASHEEELTAKQIFMKYVLPNKLLWYIALANVFVYLLRYGILDWSPTYLREVKHFTLDKSSWAYFLYEYAGIPGTLLCGWMSDKVFRGNRGATGVFFMTLVTIATVIYWLNPAGNPGVDMACMIVIGFLIYGPVMLIGLHALELAPKKAAGTAAGFTGLFGYLGGSVAASAIVGYTVDYFGWDGGFMVMIAGCVLAVILLLLTMVSEHKHKKTLA comes from the coding sequence ATGCTGAGCATTTTTAAACCTGCACCACGTCAGCCGCAGGTGGCGGAGGATCATGTCGATCCGCTCTACCGTCGTCTGCGCTGGCAAATTTTCATCGGGATCTTCTTTGGTTATGCGGCCTACTACCTGGTCAGAAAAAACTTCGCACTCGCCATGCCCTATCTGGTGGAGCAGGGTTTTTCACGTGGCGATCTCGGGTTTGCCCTGTCCGGCATCTCCATTGCCTACGGCTTTTCAAAATTCATCATGGGCTCGGTGTCTGACCGATCAAATCCACGCGTCTTCTTACCGGCCGGTCTGATTCTGGCTGCGGCAGTGATGCTGATAATGGGATTCGTCCCCTGGGCGACCTCCAGCATCATGGTGATGTTCGTGCTGCTGTTTGTCTGTGGCTGGTTCCAGGGCATGGGCTGGCCACCCTGTGGGCGCACCATGGTTCACTGGTGGTCGCAGAAGGAGCGCGGCAGGATCGTCTCAGTCTGGAACTGTGCGCACAACGTGGGCGGCGGTATTCCGCCACTGCTGTTCCTGCTGGGTATGGCGTGGTTTAACGACTGGAAAGCGGCACTCTACATGCCAGCGTTTGGCGCGATTGCCATTGCGATTCTGGCCTTTGCACTGATGCGCGATACCCCACAATCCTGCGGTCTGCCGCCGATTGAAGAGTATAAAAACGACTATCCGCCCGACTACGATGCCAGCCACGAAGAGGAGCTGACGGCAAAACAGATCTTCATGAAATATGTGCTGCCGAACAAGCTGCTGTGGTACATCGCGCTGGCCAACGTGTTTGTCTATCTGCTGCGCTACGGCATCCTCGACTGGTCACCGACCTATCTGCGCGAAGTAAAACACTTCACGCTGGATAAATCGTCGTGGGCCTACTTCCTCTATGAATATGCAGGGATTCCTGGAACGCTGCTGTGCGGCTGGATGTCGGACAAAGTGTTCCGCGGTAATCGCGGTGCGACCGGCGTGTTCTTTATGACGCTGGTGACCATTGCGACTGTGATCTACTGGCTCAACCCGGCGGGCAATCCTGGCGTCGATATGGCCTGTATGATCGTCATTGGCTTCCTGATCTACGGTCCGGTGATGCTGATTGGTCTGCACGCGCTGGAACTGGCACCGAAAAAAGCGGCGGGAACGGCGGCGGGCTTTACCGGCCTGTTCGGCTACCTGGGTGGATCGGTGGCGGCCAGCGCCATTGTCGGTTACACCGTCGATTATTTCGGCTGGGACGGCGGCTTCATGGTGATGATTGCAGGCTGTGTGCTGGCGGTGATTCTGCTGTTACTGACCATGGTCAGCGAACACAAACACAAAAAGACCCTCGCCTGA
- the yigL gene encoding sugar/pyridoxal phosphate phosphatase YigL, whose product MYHIVASDLDGTLLSPEHRLTPFARETLQQLVAKDIHFVFATGRHHIDVGQMRDSLAIPAYMITSNGARVHNAEGELVFSHNLDEDIASDLFGLQYHHSDILTHVYRDDEWFVSRSSPAEQDYFRESVFNYQVYEPGLLPTDNISKVFFTCENPEHLIPMEQAIEARWGDRVNVSFSLPTCLEVMAGGVSKGHALEAVAKTLGHTLKSCIAFGDGMNDVEMLSMAGKGYIMQNAHQRLKDTLPELEVIGSNADDAVPQTLRTLYLA is encoded by the coding sequence ATGTATCACATCGTTGCATCCGATCTGGATGGCACGCTGCTTTCTCCCGAACATCGTCTGACCCCTTTTGCACGTGAAACGCTGCAGCAGCTGGTTGCGAAAGATATTCACTTTGTGTTCGCCACCGGCCGTCATCATATCGATGTCGGACAGATGCGCGACAGCCTGGCGATCCCGGCCTATATGATCACCTCAAACGGCGCGCGCGTGCACAACGCAGAAGGCGAACTGGTGTTCAGCCATAATCTGGATGAGGATATCGCCAGCGATCTGTTTGGCCTGCAATATCATCACAGCGATATTCTGACGCACGTTTACCGCGACGATGAGTGGTTTGTCAGCCGTTCAAGTCCGGCTGAGCAGGACTATTTCCGCGAGTCGGTCTTCAACTATCAGGTTTATGAGCCGGGCCTGCTGCCCACCGATAACATCAGTAAGGTTTTCTTCACCTGTGAAAATCCCGAGCATCTGATTCCGATGGAGCAGGCGATTGAAGCGCGCTGGGGCGATCGGGTTAACGTCAGTTTCTCGCTGCCGACCTGTCTGGAAGTGATGGCGGGCGGCGTGTCGAAAGGGCATGCGCTGGAAGCAGTCGCGAAGACGCTGGGCCACACGCTGAAAAGTTGCATTGCGTTTGGCGACGGCATGAATGATGTGGAGATGCTGAGCATGGCGGGTAAGGGCTATATCATGCAGAACGCCCATCAGCGGTTGAAAGATACGCTGCCGGAGCTGGAGGTGATTGGTTCGAATGCCGATGATGCGGTGCCGCAGACCCTGCGCACGCTCTATCTGGCTTAA
- the metR gene encoding HTH-type transcriptional regulator MetR, whose protein sequence is MIELKHLRTLQALRNTGSLAAAAAQLHQTQSALSHQFSDLEQRLGFRLFVRKSQPLRFTPQGDILLQLAEQVLPQIQQALQACHEPHQTTLRVAIECHSCIQWLTPALDKFRQSWPQVVMDFKSGVTFDPQPALQQGELDVVLTSDILARSGLFYSPMFDYEVRLVLATDHPLAQVEQISPEDLADEVLMIYPVQRQRLDIWRHFLQPAGVSPALKSVDNTLLMIQMVSARMGIAALPHWVVESFEKQGLVVTRTLGDGLWSRLYAAVREGEQRQPVLEAFIRFARQHACEHLPFVRDAALPGAVLQR, encoded by the coding sequence ATGATCGAACTCAAGCACCTGCGGACGCTTCAGGCTCTGCGCAATACGGGATCGCTGGCGGCGGCGGCGGCCCAGCTTCATCAGACGCAATCGGCGTTGTCTCACCAGTTCAGCGATCTGGAGCAGCGGCTGGGATTCCGCCTGTTCGTCCGTAAAAGTCAGCCACTGCGTTTTACGCCGCAGGGCGATATTCTGCTGCAGCTGGCGGAGCAGGTGCTGCCGCAGATTCAGCAGGCTTTGCAGGCCTGCCATGAGCCGCATCAGACCACGCTGCGGGTGGCGATCGAGTGTCATAGCTGCATTCAGTGGCTGACGCCCGCGCTGGATAAATTCCGTCAGAGCTGGCCGCAGGTGGTGATGGATTTCAAATCAGGCGTGACCTTTGATCCGCAGCCTGCTCTGCAACAGGGTGAGCTGGATGTGGTGCTGACCTCCGACATTCTGGCGCGCTCGGGCCTGTTCTACTCACCGATGTTTGATTATGAAGTAAGACTGGTGCTGGCGACGGATCACCCGCTGGCGCAGGTTGAGCAGATTTCGCCGGAAGATTTAGCCGATGAAGTGTTGATGATCTATCCGGTGCAGCGTCAGCGTCTGGATATCTGGCGTCACTTCCTGCAGCCCGCGGGTGTCAGTCCGGCCCTGAAAAGTGTGGATAACACCCTGCTGATGATTCAGATGGTGTCGGCGCGGATGGGGATTGCCGCACTGCCGCACTGGGTGGTGGAGAGTTTTGAGAAGCAGGGCCTGGTCGTCACGCGCACGCTGGGTGATGGGCTGTGGAGCCGTCTTTATGCAGCCGTGCGCGAAGGGGAACAGCGTCAGCCGGTGCTGGAAGCCTTTATCCGCTTTGCCCGACAGCACGCCTGTGAGCATCTGCCGTTTGTGCGCGACGCCGCGCTGCCTGGTGCGGTGTTACAGCGGTAA
- a CDS encoding carboxylate/amino acid/amine transporter, giving the protein MFLLIITTILWAFSFSLIGEYLAGQVDSWFSVLMRLALAALVFLPFLRWRGHRPSTLLLYMLVGMLQLGVMYLLSFEAYLYLSVSEFLLFTVMTPLYVTLIYDLISRRPLRIGYIFSALLAVAGAAIIRYDKVSDHFWFGLLLVQLANICFAAGMVGYKRLQETRPMPQHTAFSWFYLGAVLIAVIAWCAWGNPQKLPTTSLQWGILVWLGVAASGLGYFMWNYGATQVDAGTLGIMNNMHVPAGLLVNLAIWQEKPHWPSFIAGALVIIASLWVHKRWVVGRGDRS; this is encoded by the coding sequence GTGTTTTTATTGATTATTACCACCATTCTGTGGGCCTTTTCGTTCAGCCTGATTGGCGAATACCTTGCCGGGCAGGTGGACAGCTGGTTTTCTGTACTGATGCGTCTGGCGCTGGCTGCGCTGGTGTTTTTACCGTTCCTGCGCTGGCGGGGTCATCGCCCTTCAACGCTGCTGCTTTATATGCTGGTGGGGATGCTGCAACTGGGGGTGATGTATCTGCTGAGCTTCGAAGCCTATCTCTACCTTAGCGTGTCGGAATTCCTGCTGTTTACGGTGATGACGCCGCTTTATGTGACGCTGATTTACGATCTGATTAGCCGTCGTCCGCTGCGCATTGGATATATCTTCAGTGCGTTGCTGGCGGTGGCTGGCGCGGCCATTATTCGCTATGACAAAGTCAGCGATCATTTCTGGTTTGGTCTGCTGTTAGTGCAGCTGGCAAATATCTGCTTTGCGGCGGGAATGGTGGGCTATAAGCGTCTGCAGGAGACCCGTCCGATGCCGCAGCACACGGCCTTCTCCTGGTTTTATCTGGGTGCGGTATTGATTGCAGTGATCGCCTGGTGTGCCTGGGGCAATCCGCAGAAGTTACCCACCACCTCTTTGCAGTGGGGCATTCTGGTCTGGCTGGGCGTTGCGGCTTCCGGTCTTGGCTATTTCATGTGGAACTACGGTGCAACGCAGGTCGATGCCGGCACGCTGGGCATTATGAATAACATGCACGTGCCCGCCGGGTTGCTGGTGAATCTGGCTATCTGGCAGGAGAAACCGCACTGGCCGAGCTTTATTGCGGGCGCGCTGGTGATCATCGCCTCGCTGTGGGTGCATAAACGCTGGGTGGTGGGGCGCGGTGACCGGTCATAA
- the metE gene encoding 5-methyltetrahydropteroyltriglutamate--homocysteine S-methyltransferase, with the protein MTILNHTLGFPRIGLRRELKKALERYWAGDSTQQALLETGRELRARHWQQQKEAGVDLLPVGDFAWYDHVLTTSLLLGNVPARHQNKAGTVDLDTLFRVGRGRAPTGEPAAAAEMTKWFNTNYHYIVPEFTRGQTFKLAWTQLLEEVDEALALGHNIKPVLLGPVTYLWLGKVKGESFDRLSLLEAILPVYQQVLAELATRGIEWVQIDEPALALELPQAWREAFQPAYDALQGNSKLLLTTYFDSIGQNIDVIRALPVQGLHVDLVHGRDDIEQLNQQLPASWLLSLGVINGRNVWRADLSRWFSRLQPLIAQREQVWIGSSCSLLHSPIDLSAETRLDDEVKSWFAFALQKCAELSLLSHALNTNDAASLETWSAPVRARAHSRRVHNAAVGQRLQAITPQHSERLSAYTVRAVLQRQRFNLPAWPTTTIGSFPQTPEIRGLRLDFKQGRLDSHHYRTGIAEHIKQAITEQERLGLDVLVHGEAERNDMVEYFGEHLDGFVFTQNGWVQSYGSRCVKPPVIIGDISRPEAITVEWARYAQSLTDKPVKGMLTGPVTILCWSFPREDVSRETIAKQIALALRDEVEDLEKAGIGIIQIDEPALREGLPLHQSEWAAYLAWAVEAFRLNAAVAQDETQIHTHMCYCEFNDIMDAIAALDADVITIETSRSDMDLLESFEDFEYPNEIGPGVYDIHSPNVPSVEWIEALLLKAAKRIPEARLWVNPDCGLKTRGWTETRQALANMVTAAKKLRGETA; encoded by the coding sequence ATGACTATCCTCAACCATACCCTCGGCTTTCCCCGAATTGGCCTGCGCCGTGAACTGAAAAAAGCACTGGAGCGTTACTGGGCGGGCGACAGCACGCAGCAGGCCTTGCTGGAGACGGGCCGCGAGCTGCGTGCGCGACACTGGCAACAACAGAAAGAGGCGGGCGTCGATCTGCTGCCAGTCGGTGATTTCGCCTGGTATGATCATGTGCTGACCACCAGCCTGCTGCTGGGCAACGTGCCTGCACGTCATCAGAACAAAGCGGGCACTGTTGATCTGGATACGCTGTTTCGCGTGGGGCGCGGGCGTGCGCCGACCGGCGAGCCTGCGGCGGCGGCAGAAATGACCAAATGGTTTAACACCAACTATCACTACATCGTGCCGGAATTTACCCGGGGCCAGACGTTTAAACTGGCCTGGACTCAGCTGCTGGAAGAGGTTGATGAGGCGCTGGCGCTGGGCCATAACATCAAGCCGGTGCTGCTGGGGCCGGTGACCTATCTGTGGCTGGGTAAAGTCAAAGGCGAGTCGTTTGATCGTCTGTCACTGCTGGAGGCGATTCTGCCGGTCTATCAGCAGGTGCTGGCGGAACTGGCCACGCGCGGCATCGAATGGGTTCAGATTGATGAACCCGCCCTGGCGCTGGAGCTGCCGCAGGCGTGGCGCGAAGCCTTTCAACCGGCGTATGACGCGCTGCAGGGTAACAGTAAGCTGCTGCTGACCACCTATTTTGACAGCATCGGACAGAACATTGATGTGATTCGTGCGTTGCCGGTGCAGGGCCTGCATGTCGATCTGGTTCATGGCCGCGATGATATTGAGCAGCTGAATCAGCAACTGCCCGCCAGCTGGCTGCTGTCGCTTGGCGTGATCAACGGACGTAACGTCTGGCGTGCCGATCTGAGCCGCTGGTTCAGTCGCCTGCAACCGCTGATCGCCCAGCGTGAACAGGTCTGGATTGGCTCTTCCTGTTCTCTGCTGCACAGCCCGATCGATCTGAGCGCTGAGACCCGGCTGGATGATGAAGTTAAAAGCTGGTTCGCCTTTGCGCTGCAGAAATGTGCAGAGCTCTCGCTGCTAAGTCACGCACTGAACACGAATGATGCGGCCTCGCTGGAGACCTGGAGCGCACCGGTGCGCGCCCGTGCTCACTCCCGCCGTGTGCATAATGCCGCGGTAGGCCAGCGTCTGCAGGCCATTACGCCACAGCACAGTGAACGTCTGAGCGCTTACACGGTGCGGGCAGTGCTGCAGCGTCAGCGTTTCAATCTGCCCGCCTGGCCCACCACGACGATCGGTTCTTTTCCACAGACCCCTGAAATTCGCGGCCTGCGCCTTGATTTTAAGCAGGGCCGTCTCGATAGTCATCATTACCGCACCGGCATCGCGGAGCATATTAAGCAGGCGATCACCGAGCAGGAGCGGCTGGGGCTGGATGTGCTGGTGCACGGTGAGGCGGAACGCAACGACATGGTTGAGTATTTCGGCGAGCATCTTGATGGCTTTGTTTTTACACAGAATGGCTGGGTGCAGAGCTACGGTTCTCGCTGCGTGAAACCGCCGGTGATCATCGGCGATATCAGTCGTCCGGAGGCAATTACCGTTGAGTGGGCCCGATATGCCCAGTCGCTGACTGATAAACCGGTAAAAGGGATGCTGACCGGTCCGGTGACGATTCTCTGCTGGTCATTCCCGCGTGAGGATGTGTCACGTGAAACCATCGCGAAGCAGATCGCGCTGGCGCTGCGTGATGAAGTGGAAGATCTGGAGAAGGCGGGCATCGGGATTATTCAGATTGATGAGCCGGCACTGCGTGAAGGGCTGCCGCTGCATCAGTCTGAGTGGGCAGCCTATCTGGCGTGGGCGGTGGAGGCGTTCCGGCTGAATGCGGCCGTCGCCCAGGATGAAACCCAGATTCACACGCATATGTGTTACTGCGAGTTCAACGACATTATGGACGCCATCGCAGCGCTGGATGCCGATGTGATCACGATTGAAACCTCACGGTCTGACATGGACCTGCTGGAGTCGTTTGAAGACTTTGAGTACCCGAATGAAATCGGTCCGGGCGTCTATGACATTCATTCGCCTAATGTCCCCAGCGTGGAGTGGATTGAAGCGCTGCTGCTGAAGGCGGCGAAACGGATTCCGGAAGCGCGGTTGTGGGTAAATCCGGACTGCGGTCTGAAGACGCGTGGCTGGACGGAGACACGTCAGGCGCTGGCGAATATGGTGACAGCGGCGAAGAAACTGCGTGGTGAGACGGCGTAG
- a CDS encoding DUF1460 domain-containing protein, with the protein MRVKPLLLLLITACISACASPEAANHRVPEPAQGDSVSAILAQTPPASEQSQGERISQISATFLGTPYQADTLIGSPDTPEALVINFSGVDCFTLLDYVQALSRSHDRASFEASLIRTRYADGEVSYLKRRHFFTDWFAESPRNADDITRTLSPDAVTVVKQLNRQASGKERLPGLGVFPRRITYIPGRAINVRVMKQIQTGDYIGVYTTTQGLDVSHAGIAVRHDGRLWFRNASSLAANRKVVDAPFREYMRSKPGIIVLRAVPLTGP; encoded by the coding sequence ATGAGAGTAAAACCCCTGTTACTGCTGTTAATCACGGCCTGCATCAGCGCCTGCGCCTCGCCTGAGGCGGCAAATCACCGTGTCCCTGAACCGGCACAAGGGGATAGCGTGTCGGCTATTCTGGCGCAGACACCTCCGGCGTCAGAGCAGTCACAGGGTGAAAGGATCAGCCAAATCTCTGCCACTTTTCTCGGTACCCCCTACCAGGCGGATACGCTAATCGGCTCGCCCGATACGCCAGAAGCGCTGGTGATCAATTTCAGTGGGGTGGATTGCTTCACGCTGCTTGATTACGTACAGGCGCTGAGCCGCAGCCACGATCGCGCCAGCTTTGAGGCCAGCCTGATTCGGACCCGCTACGCTGACGGTGAAGTCAGCTACCTGAAGCGTCGCCACTTTTTCACCGACTGGTTCGCTGAGAGCCCGCGCAATGCCGATGACATAACCCGCACGCTCAGCCCGGATGCGGTGACGGTAGTGAAGCAACTGAATCGTCAGGCCAGCGGAAAAGAGCGGCTGCCCGGCCTGGGGGTATTTCCTCGCCGCATCACTTATATTCCAGGCCGCGCGATAAATGTCCGGGTGATGAAGCAGATTCAGACCGGCGATTACATTGGGGTTTACACCACCACCCAGGGGCTGGATGTCTCCCATGCCGGGATTGCCGTGCGGCATGATGGCCGGTTGTGGTTCAGGAACGCCTCTTCGCTGGCCGCTAATCGCAAAGTTGTCGATGCGCCCTTCAGGGAATATATGCGGTCGAAGCCTGGCATCATTGTGTTGCGTGCGGTGCCGCTGACCGGGCCGTAG
- the rhtC gene encoding threonine export protein RhtC yields the protein MLMLFATVALVHLVALMSPGPDFFFVSQTAASRSRKEAMMGVLGITLGIVVWAGVALMGLHLILEKMAWLHQIIMVGGGLYLLWMGWQLMCSARQRHKQPQQDEPVVELPKRGMSFLKGLLTNLSNPKAIIYFGSVFSLFVGDDVGSVERWGLFLLIVGETFAWFTLVAAIFALPWIRTRYQRLAKWVDGMAGVLFAGFGIHLIISR from the coding sequence ATGCTGATGTTATTCGCAACCGTCGCGCTGGTTCATCTGGTGGCGCTGATGAGCCCCGGCCCCGATTTCTTTTTCGTGTCACAAACTGCCGCCAGCCGTTCGCGCAAGGAGGCGATGATGGGCGTGCTGGGTATTACGCTTGGCATTGTCGTCTGGGCGGGTGTGGCGCTGATGGGGCTGCATCTGATTCTGGAAAAAATGGCCTGGCTGCACCAGATCATCATGGTCGGCGGTGGACTTTATCTGCTGTGGATGGGCTGGCAGCTGATGTGCTCGGCACGTCAGCGTCACAAACAGCCGCAGCAGGATGAGCCGGTGGTGGAGCTGCCGAAACGCGGCATGAGCTTTCTCAAGGGCCTGCTGACCAACCTGTCGAATCCTAAAGCGATTATCTACTTCGGCAGCGTCTTTTCGCTGTTTGTCGGCGACGATGTCGGTTCGGTGGAGCGCTGGGGTCTGTTCCTGCTGATTGTCGGTGAAACCTTTGCCTGGTTTACCCTGGTGGCGGCCATCTTTGCGCTGCCGTGGATCCGCACCCGCTATCAGCGGCTGGCGAAATGGGTCGATGGCATGGCAGGCGTCCTGTTTGCCGGGTTTGGTATCCACCTGATTATTTCGCGTTAA